One segment of candidate division WOR-3 bacterium DNA contains the following:
- a CDS encoding DUF6057 family protein, whose protein sequence is MNSYLSKINYRYKVWAQDFLVFSLSLFAIIFRVHSQLIYEFQRPIFFTYWDFLKQHLSISGGLVDYISAFLGQILEYPLIGALFLSAILLGIAFFTKKITNILWKTQIHTIHWIPGIFLLFLYAYYQTPLSLGIATLIVLIFTWLFIKWNLKSQLVKIGIYTILSGVSFWICGGAFLIFTIFCAIWEWINFKSKRSLFYLLISGLFCIIGSFFSLTSFRQACLHHLPIEGSYPPLFARLGFLLIFPLIGGFAFFASLLDKIRNKFRKIKDLIWVGGTISILFTLFLKIWIGFNSSLTKRLMVFRASRKMDWESTLRIGKKLTSINPHLTIQINRALYYKGHLLDSAFAYPQWFGPIGLLPNRELCFENPEVACELFFELGLISESLHWANESMEVSGQTPEILDRIGLIYLLKGEKETAKMFWRKLKYTIKSRTRAKFLLGLAEEKDLFEKDRTLKEFQSLIPENDFISIAEPSERELLILLQQNPKNRMAFEYLVAYELLRGNLRVIWENINKFKTFGYNRIPRHIQEAVVLYAFLSKWRQIDPLKPYVNSYIFQRFSKFQSLLLQAQLDKTSLNELKEELGDTYWYYWFIKFIGEKKK, encoded by the coding sequence ATGAATTCTTACTTGTCTAAGATAAATTATCGTTATAAAGTTTGGGCACAAGACTTTTTGGTCTTTTCTCTATCCTTATTTGCTATAATTTTTAGAGTCCATTCTCAACTAATTTATGAATTTCAACGCCCTATATTTTTTACATATTGGGATTTTCTAAAACAGCATCTCTCTATCTCGGGTGGGCTTGTAGACTATATTTCTGCCTTTTTGGGACAAATTCTTGAATATCCTTTAATTGGAGCTTTATTTCTTTCTGCAATACTCTTGGGGATTGCATTTTTTACAAAAAAAATCACAAATATCCTCTGGAAAACCCAGATACACACTATTCATTGGATTCCCGGAATATTCCTTCTTTTTTTATATGCTTATTATCAAACACCTTTATCATTAGGAATTGCCACTCTTATTGTATTAATTTTTACTTGGTTATTCATTAAATGGAATCTAAAATCTCAACTAGTTAAAATAGGAATATATACAATTTTAAGTGGGGTTTCATTCTGGATTTGCGGAGGTGCTTTCTTAATTTTCACAATTTTCTGTGCTATTTGGGAATGGATAAATTTTAAATCCAAAAGGAGCTTATTTTACCTTTTAATTTCTGGACTATTTTGTATAATTGGTTCCTTTTTCTCTCTTACTTCCTTTCGGCAAGCTTGCCTACATCATCTTCCAATTGAAGGATCTTACCCCCCTCTTTTTGCCCGTTTGGGATTTCTTCTAATTTTTCCTTTAATTGGAGGTTTTGCGTTTTTCGCTTCTCTATTAGACAAGATAAGAAACAAGTTCAGAAAAATAAAAGATTTAATATGGGTTGGAGGAACAATTTCTATTCTATTTACTCTTTTTCTTAAAATATGGATTGGCTTTAACTCTTCCCTTACAAAACGCTTAATGGTTTTCCGCGCATCTAGAAAAATGGATTGGGAAAGCACTCTTAGGATTGGTAAAAAACTAACGTCTATAAATCCTCATCTTACAATTCAAATAAATAGAGCTCTTTACTACAAAGGTCATCTCTTAGACTCGGCTTTCGCATACCCTCAATGGTTTGGACCCATTGGGCTTCTTCCAAATCGGGAACTTTGCTTTGAGAATCCGGAAGTAGCTTGTGAACTTTTCTTTGAACTTGGTCTTATTTCGGAGTCTTTACACTGGGCTAATGAATCTATGGAAGTTAGTGGGCAAACTCCCGAAATATTAGATAGAATAGGTCTTATTTATCTTCTAAAAGGCGAAAAAGAAACTGCTAAGATGTTTTGGAGAAAATTAAAATACACTATAAAAAGCCGAACGAGAGCGAAATTTTTACTCGGATTGGCAGAAGAAAAAGACTTATTTGAAAAAGATAGAACCCTAAAAGAATTCCAAAGTTTAATCCCAGAGAATGATTTCATTTCAATAGCAGAACCATCAGAGAGAGAACTTTTGATTTTACTCCAACAAAATCCTAAAAACAGAATGGCATTTGAATATTTAGTGGCTTATGAACTCCTAAGAGGGAATCTTAGAGTAATATGGGAAAACATAAACAAATTTAAAACTTTTGGATATAATAGAATTCCTCGGCACATTCAAGAAGCAGTTGTTCTTTATGCCTTCCTATCAAAATGGAGACAAATTGACCCATTAAAACCTTATGTTAATTCTTATATTTTTCAGCGTTTTTCAAAATTTCAATCTCTTCTTCTTCAAGCTCAATTAGATAAAACCTCCTTAAATGAACTTAAAGAGGAGCTCGGCGACACTTATTGGTATTATTGGTTCATAAAATTTATTGGAGAGAAGAAAAAATGA
- a CDS encoding cytochrome C biosynthesis protein: MKKAILFYIIFFNFWVGCSSSQTEMLVPRSPTISPDYSGITIPPNIAPLNFRIEEKGTQYKVEIQGSYGAPIKIFRKSPIIKIPMKAWKNFLSLNRGNSYKIEIAIKDSLGNWLRFSPIINQIALDSIDSYIAYRRLGPLYTYWKKMGIYQRCIENFEESPILINRLTQENCINCHNFFSNNPEKWLLHLRRGPGTAMLLVLGNDVYKIDTRTAFNQAPVAYPAWHPSGNLIAFSINKLLLFYHSIGEPRDVLDRASDLLIYDIPSNTITTDSQIANQNRMENWPTWSADGKYLYFSSAPKLETYEDPSQKELAYNKIQYDLMRIPFEEKTKTWGKLELVLSASKVGGSINQPRVSPDGNFVLFTVSAYGNFPVYLSSSDLYLLNLSSGETKKLELNTEYTESFHSWSSNSRWIVFSSKRMDHLFSRPYFAYIDKEGNVSKPFILPQKNPSYYETCLENFNVPEFIKKPVRFSPKNLAKSAYKKPIQANLDPKLTPTQKKEEEKPTWVPHPQ, from the coding sequence ATGAAAAAAGCAATTTTGTTTTATATAATTTTTTTTAACTTTTGGGTTGGATGCTCTTCTTCCCAAACTGAAATGCTCGTTCCCCGTTCACCAACAATTTCTCCGGATTACTCTGGAATTACGATTCCCCCAAATATCGCTCCTTTAAATTTCCGAATTGAAGAAAAGGGAACTCAATATAAGGTAGAAATACAAGGTTCTTATGGGGCTCCCATTAAAATTTTTAGGAAATCACCTATTATCAAAATTCCTATGAAAGCCTGGAAGAATTTTCTATCTTTAAATAGAGGAAATTCCTACAAAATAGAAATTGCAATAAAAGATTCTTTGGGTAATTGGCTTCGTTTCTCTCCTATTATAAATCAAATCGCTTTAGACTCTATTGACTCTTATATTGCTTATCGTCGCCTTGGCCCTTTATATACCTACTGGAAAAAAATGGGGATCTATCAGAGATGTATTGAAAATTTTGAAGAGTCTCCCATTCTTATCAATAGATTAACTCAAGAAAATTGTATTAACTGTCACAATTTCTTTAGTAATAATCCGGAAAAATGGCTTTTGCATTTAAGGAGAGGTCCAGGCACAGCAATGTTATTAGTGCTTGGAAACGATGTATACAAAATTGATACAAGAACTGCATTTAATCAAGCTCCTGTAGCCTATCCTGCCTGGCACCCATCTGGAAACCTCATTGCATTCTCAATAAATAAACTTCTTTTGTTTTACCACTCCATTGGGGAGCCAAGAGACGTATTAGACCGAGCCTCAGATTTACTAATATATGATATCCCTTCAAACACTATAACAACCGATTCTCAAATAGCAAACCAAAACAGAATGGAAAACTGGCCTACCTGGTCAGCGGATGGAAAATATTTATACTTTTCAAGTGCTCCTAAACTTGAAACCTACGAGGATCCATCCCAAAAAGAACTAGCGTATAATAAAATTCAATACGATTTAATGCGGATTCCTTTCGAAGAAAAGACAAAAACTTGGGGTAAATTAGAGCTTGTCCTCTCCGCATCTAAAGTTGGAGGGAGTATCAATCAACCCCGTGTTTCCCCTGATGGAAATTTTGTGCTTTTCACAGTTTCTGCATATGGAAATTTCCCTGTTTATTTATCTAGTTCTGATCTATATCTTTTGAACCTTTCTTCCGGGGAAACAAAAAAATTAGAACTCAACACCGAATATACAGAAAGTTTTCACAGTTGGTCAAGTAACAGCCGTTGGATTGTCTTTTCCAGTAAAAGGATGGACCACTTATTCTCAAGGCCATATTTTGCCTACATTGATAAAGAGGGAAATGTATCAAAGCCATTTATTCTCCCTCAAAAAAATCCTTCTTATTACGAAACATGTTTAGAAAATTTCAATGTGCCTGAATTCATCAAAAAACCAGTCCGTTTCTCACCGAAGAATTTAGCAAAATCCGCTTATAAAAAGCCAATTCAGGCAAATTTAGATCCAAAATTAACACCAACTCAAAAGAAAGAAGAAGAAAAACCTACCTGGGTTCCACATCCCCAATAG
- a CDS encoding RidA family protein, which yields MIKRSSYSYPEFKIFLTEIQNTYLCITGLVTEKNTDPLKIASAIYDKIAEILTNSKSEIIHERIFGNIEFYKKILKIRNKKMKIKKPLDAGIITYIEGKSCFDSPFSGIQIRSFSPTIPEEKIEIFKKGNLPIGRIWNRNGAIYIQLQSIEGKNLKNKKFYQKQAENMFRKAEALLKSKGASYRDVVRTWIYVDKILDWYNEFNLARNTCYKEFGLIPKEEKLNIIEEFPLPASTGIGGKNPKGASTIMDLLAVSPKAGSKIQIRPLPGTLQCPPYKYGSAFARATCVVEPEVKWIFVSGTASINEKGESIHLGDFPSQVKHTIEVVKSLISLEGASIKDLCEATIFIKRESDFPIYQEISKSLGLSDIPALYLIADVCREELLFELEATFALRI from the coding sequence ATGATCAAAAGAAGCTCTTACTCATACCCTGAATTTAAAATTTTCCTTACCGAAATTCAAAATACCTATTTATGTATAACTGGGCTTGTAACCGAAAAAAATACAGATCCTCTTAAAATAGCTTCTGCCATTTACGATAAAATTGCAGAAATTCTAACAAATTCAAAATCAGAGATTATTCATGAAAGAATTTTTGGAAATATAGAATTTTACAAAAAAATACTTAAAATCCGAAATAAAAAAATGAAAATTAAAAAACCTTTGGATGCAGGAATTATAACTTACATCGAAGGAAAATCTTGCTTTGACAGTCCCTTTTCAGGAATTCAAATTCGTTCTTTTTCTCCAACTATTCCGGAAGAAAAGATAGAAATATTTAAAAAGGGGAATCTTCCTATAGGTAGAATCTGGAATAGAAATGGAGCTATTTATATACAGCTTCAAAGTATAGAGGGGAAAAATCTAAAAAACAAAAAATTTTATCAAAAGCAAGCAGAAAATATGTTTCGGAAAGCGGAAGCCCTTTTAAAATCTAAAGGAGCTTCTTACCGAGATGTGGTTAGAACTTGGATTTATGTAGATAAAATCTTAGACTGGTATAACGAATTCAATTTAGCAAGAAATACTTGTTATAAAGAGTTTGGATTAATTCCAAAAGAAGAAAAACTTAATATAATAGAAGAATTTCCCTTACCTGCAAGTACAGGAATTGGTGGGAAAAATCCAAAAGGAGCTTCCACAATTATGGACCTCCTCGCAGTCTCTCCGAAAGCCGGTTCTAAAATTCAAATTCGTCCACTTCCAGGGACTTTACAATGTCCGCCCTATAAATACGGTTCGGCTTTTGCGCGAGCTACCTGTGTAGTAGAGCCAGAAGTAAAATGGATTTTTGTCTCAGGAACTGCTTCTATAAACGAGAAAGGAGAAAGTATTCACCTTGGGGATTTCCCATCCCAAGTAAAACATACAATAGAAGTAGTAAAATCTCTTATCAGTTTAGAAGGAGCTTCCATAAAAGACCTCTGCGAAGCTACAATATTTATTAAGAGAGAAAGTGACTTCCCAATT